GAAACATATTTTTTTACCTATAAAATTTTAATATTAATATTATAATATATCATTAACAATGATAAAACAATTCTATTTTTTCCATTTTTTATAATATTTTATTAATCCATCTGTAGAACTATCATATTTATGATTAATTTTTTTATTTTTCTTTAAATGTTTATATATAATGTCAGATAAATTTTTTCCTAATTCTACACCCCATTGATCAAAACTAAAAATGTTTAAAATTATACCTTGAGAAAATATTTTATGTTCATACATAGATAATAAAACTCCAATACTTTCAGGATTAATATTTTTAAATAAAATAGAATTAGAAGGAACATTACCAAAAAAATTTTTATATAAATTTAAATTATTTTTAAAATATTTTTTTTTTTTAATATTTTTTTTTATAGAACTATTACCAAAAGCTAATGCTTTTGTTTGAGCAAAAAAATTAGATAATAAATTTATATTATGTTCATGAAAAAAATCATTATTATTATTTATAAAAGAAATAAAATCACAAGGTATAAATCTAGTTCCTTGATGTAAAAGTTGAAAAAAAGAATGTTGGCAATTTGTTCCAACACCACCCCATATTATTTGACTAGTATTATAAAAAATTTTTTTACCATTTTTATCAACATTTTTTCCATTTGATTCCATATTTAATTGTTGTATATATTTAGTAAATTTATTTAATCTATTACTATAAGTTAAAATAGCTTCTGTTTCTGCATTAAAAAAAATATTATACCAAAAACTTATTAGAGAAAGTATTATTGGAATATTTTTATTATAAGGTGTTTTATAAAAATGATTATCCATTTTATTAGCTCCATATAAAAATTTTTTAAAATTTTTATATCCTATAGATAACATTATAGATAGTCCAACTGATGACCAAACAGAATATCTACCTCCAGTCCAATTAAAAATTTTAAAAATATTTTTTTTATTTATTCCAAATTCTATAGCTTTATTTTTATTATTAGAAATAGCATAAAAATGTTTAGAAAAAAATTTTTTTTTATTAAATTTTTTATTAAAATATTTTTTTATACTTTTAGCATTTTTTATAGTTTCATAAGTTGTAAAAGTTTTAGAAACTATAAAAAATATAGATGTTTCTAAATTTATTTTATTTAATATATCTATCAAATTATTATTATCTATATTAGATAAATAATGCACTTTTAAATGATTTCTATAATCTTTTAATGCACTGTTAACCATTTTAGGACCTAACTCAGAACCTCCTATTCCAATATTAACTACATCAGTTATTTTTTTATTAGTAAAACCTCTAAATGTTCCATTTATTACATTTTTAGAAAAATTTTTCATTTTTTTTAAACATTTTTTAATTTCTATCATTATATTTTTTTTATTTAAAAAAAAATTAGAATTAAAATCTTTTCTTAAAGCTATATGCAATACAGAATTATTTTCAGTTTTATTTATTTTTTTCCCTGAAAACATTTTTTCTATTTCTTTTTTTATTTTAATTTCTTCAGCAAATTTTAACAAAAATTTTATGGTATTATCATTCATTATATTTTTAGAATAATCAAATATCATAATATCCATAAAATTTATAGAAAATTTATTAAATCTTTTCTTATCATTTAAAAAAAAATCTTTAATATGAAAATTTTTAATTTTTTTAAAATTTTTATATAATATATTAAAATATTTTTTTTTATTAAAATAATTTTTCATAATATTTATAATATTTTTTTTTACATTTTTAATAAATAATACTACATTTTTTTATATAAATATAAAGTAAATTTATAATAATATTATAAACAAAATATAATAATTTTTTAAAAAAAAAGTTATAAAATATGAAAGATAAAACATTAATATGGCTAGATTTAGAAATGACTGGATTAGATCCAGAAAAAAATTTTATTTTAGAAATAGGAGTAATAATTACAGATAAATATCTGAATATAAAAACAAAAGGAATATCAATAAATATACATCAAAATAAAAAAATATTGAAAAAAATGGATGATTGGAATAAAAAAACACATAAAAATAGTGGACTGTTAAAAAAAGTAAAAAAAAGTAAATATAATGAAAAATCTGCAGAAAAAAAAATTATAAAATTTATAAAAAAATTTGTGAAAAAAAATAAATCTCCAATGTGTGGAAATTCTAATTTTATAGACAAAATGTTTCTAAAAAAATTTATGCCTAATTTATTAAATTATTTTCATTATAGAACAATAGATGTAAGTACAATTAAAGAAATATTTAAAATTTGGAAAAAAGAAAAATATAAAAAATTTAAAAAAAAAAAAAATCATACAACTATAAAGGATATAAAAGAATCAATAAAAGAATTATTATACTATAAAAAAAAATTTTTAATATGCAAATAAAAATATATTTTATAATAAAATAAAAACTTGTTTAAAAAAAAATATTAATATATAATTTACAAAATAAGCGGGAATAGCTCAGCAGGTTAGAGTGCAACCTTGCCAAGGTTGAGGTCACGAGTTCGAATCTCGTTTCCCGCTAAAAAATATTTAAATAAATTTATATAAAATATAAATATATAATTAATATTAATAATGTTCTTAAATAATTAAGGCATATAAAAAAATATTATATAATATTTTAATAAAAATATTAAAAAAATAATATTTTTAATATTATAATTAGTTTTGAAAATTTTTAAATCTTTTATTAAATCTTTCAATTCTACCACTAGTATCAACAACACGTTGTTTCCCAGTAAAAAATGGATGACATACACCACATATATCTAAATTAATAGATTTTTTTTTTATAGTAGAAAAAAATTTTATATTTTTTCCACATGAACAAAAAGCATTTATCTCTTTATATTCAGGATGTATTTTTTTTTTCATATTGTTAAAACCTTTTTTTTAAATAAATAAAAAATATTAAAAAATATATAATAAAAATATAATATATACAAAAATTTAAAACAATATATTAAAAATATAATATATTTTAATAATAAAAAATCAATATAAATTTTTTAATATATTTAAAATATATAAAAGGAATTTTATGACAACTATATTAAGTGTACGTTTAAAAAAAAAAGTAGTAATAGGTGGTGATGGACAAGCAACATTAGGAAACACAATAATAAAAAGTAATGTAAAAAAAGTAAGAAATTTATATAATAAAAAAGTTATAGCTGGATTTGCTGGAGGAACAGCAGATGCATTTACATTATTTGATTTATTTGAAAAAAAATTATTAGTTCATCAAGGTCAATTACAAAGATCTGCTATAGAATTAGCAAAAGATTGGAGAACAGACAAAATATTAAGAAAATTAGAAGCTTTATTAGCTGTCGCAGATAAAAATACATCTTTAATAATTACAGGTAATGGAGATGTTATCAAACCTGAAAATGATTTAATTGCAATAGGATCAGGAGGATCATATGCTCAAGCATCAGCTCAAGCTTTATTAAAACATTCTAATTTAACAGCAAAAGAAATTGTAAAAGAATCTTTAAAAATTGCATCTAATATTTGTATATATACAAATCAAATTTTTACAATAAAAGAATTATCTTCAAAAAAATAAGGATTAAATATGTCAGAAATGACTCCAAAAAGTATTGTTAAAGAATTAGACAAATTTATAATAGGACAAAAAAAAGCAAAAAAGGCGGTAGCAATAGCGCTTAGAAATAGATGGAGAAGAATGAAAGTAAGAAAAGATCTTAGATATGAAATAACTCCTAAAAATATATTAATGATTGGACCTACTGGGGTTGGGAAAACAGAAATAGCAAGAAGATTAGCAAAATTAGCAAATTCTCCATTTATAAAAATAGAAGCAACAAAATTTACTGAAGTTGGATATGTAGGAAAAGAAGTAGATTCTATAATTAGAGATTTAACTGATTTAGCTATGAAAATAGTTAGAGTTCAAATAATAGAAAAAAATAAAGAAAAAGTGAAAAATATAGCAGAAGAAAAAATATTATCAGTTTTAGTACCAACAGTACAAAATAATTGGGGAATTCAAGATACAAATCAAAGACCATTAGCTACAATACAATCATTTAGAAAAAAATTAAGAGAAGGAAAATTAGATGATAAAGAAATAGAAATAAATATTTCAGTTACTCCATTAGGTGTAGAAATAATGGCACCTCCAGGAATGGAAGATTTAACAAATCAATTACAATCCATATTTCAAAATTTAGGAAGTAACAAAAAAAGAACTAGAAAATTAAAAATAAAAGATGCAATGAAAATATTAATAGAAGAAGAAGCATCTAAATTAATAAATCCAGAAGAAATTAAGAAAAAAGCTATAAATGCAGTAGAACAAAAAGGAATAGTATTTATAGATGAAATAGATAAAATATGTAGAAGAAGTGGAATAAATTCAGGACCTGACATTTCTAGAGAAGGAGTTCAAAGAGATTTATTACCATTAGTAGAAGGATGTACAGTTTCTACAAAATATGGAACTGTAAAAACAGATCATATATTATTTATAGCTTCCGGAGCATTTCAAATATCTACTCCATCGGATTTAATTCCAGAATTACAAGGAAGATTACCTATTAGAGTAGAACTAAAATCATTAAATATAGAAGATTTCGAAAGAATTTTAATAGAACCTAGTTCTTCAATTACTATTCAATATAAAGAACTAATGAAAACAGAAGGAATAAAAATCAACTTTAAAAAAAGTGGTATAAGATGCATAGCGGAAGCAGCATGGAAAGTTAATCAATCAATGGAAAATATAGGTGCTAGAAGATTACATACAGTTATGGAAAAATTAATGGAAGATATTTCATTTAATTCAAATAATAAAAAAAATAAATTAGTAGAAATAAACAAAAAATATGTAGAAAAACACTTAGAAAAGTTTGTATCTAATGAAGATCTAAGTAAATTTGTATTATAAAAAAAAATATTAAAAAATGTATATATAAAATTTTTTCTTATCTTGGAAATAATCTAAGATAAGAAAATTTATATAAAACATAACTTATATAATTAATATAATTTTATAATTTAAAAATAAAATAATAAATATTTTTTTTTTATTTTTTTTTAATTATAAAAATATTATAGTATATAATATAAAATAAATAAGATATTTTAAAAATTTTATAGGTATAAAAATGACAGATTGGATAGAAGCTAACGTTATAAAAATAAAAAAATGGAAATTTCCATTATTTAGTATAATAATTAATGCAAAAATACTACCATTTATACCAGGACAATTTACAAAAATAGCAATATTTGAGAATGAAAAAAAAATACAAAGAGCATATTCTTATGTAAATTCTCCTAAAAATAAAAATTTAGAATTTTATATAGCATATGTAAAAAATGGAATTATAACAAAAAAATTATATAATTTAAATCCTGGAAATAAAATAATGATAAGTAAAAAATCTTTCGGATTTTTTACATTAAAAGAAATACCAAAAACAAAAAATATATGGATGATATCTACAGGAACAGCTATAGGTCCATTTTTATCTATTTTACAAAATGGAGGAAAGGAAATAAAAAAATTTAATAGAATAATATTAATACATGCTGTTAGGTATAAAAATCAATTTAACTATAAAAAAATAATAAAAAAAATAAAATTAAAATATAATAATAATTTTTTATTTCAAAAAATAGTTAGTAGAGAAAAATTAGGAAAAAATTATTTGTTTGGAAGAATACCAGAATTATTTAATAATAATACTATAGAAAAAAAAATAAATATAAATATAAACAATAAAAATTCACATTTCATGATTTGTGGTAATCCTAACATGGTAAAAGATACTAGAAAAATATTAATTAAAAAATATAAACTTAAAAAAAATTTAAGAAAAAAACCTGGAAATATAACAACCGAAAATTATTGGTAAAATACATTTTTATAAAAAATAAAATTGATTAACAATTATATATTGTAAAAGGAATTACTTCAGAAATATTATTTTTTTTTAAATTTATCATTATAATTCTATCTATTCCAATAGCTATTCCTGAACATTTTGGTATACCTTTTGATAATGCATCTAAAAAAAAATCATCTAATTTTATTTTTTTTAATCCAATTTTTTCTCTAATACGATTTTCATTATTAAATCTATTTTCTTGTTCTATTCTATTTCTAAGTTCATTAAAACCATTCGCTATTTCTATACCTTTAAAAAAAACTTCAAATCTATTAGACAAATTATTATTTTTTTTATTTATAGATGATAAAAGCGCCTGATCAGCAGGAAAATGATAAATAAAAATTGGTTTTTCTTTTCCTAAATGTTTTTCTATTCCTATTAAAAACAATATTTCTAATAAATCTTTTTTACACAAAAATTTTAAATTTTTTATTAAATGAAAATGTTTTAAATATATTATTTTTTTTATTAAATCTTCTTTATTTGATTTAAATGGATCAATTTTTAAAAATTTAATAAAAATTTCTTTATAAGAAGACATTTCAGATTTTTTAAAATTAAATATTTTTTGAAAAAAAAAATCTATTTTTTTAATAAATTTAAACATATTACAATTTATAATATATAATTCA
The genomic region above belongs to Buchnera aphidicola (Ceratovacuna keduensis) and contains:
- the hslU gene encoding HslU--HslV peptidase ATPase subunit, producing MSEMTPKSIVKELDKFIIGQKKAKKAVAIALRNRWRRMKVRKDLRYEITPKNILMIGPTGVGKTEIARRLAKLANSPFIKIEATKFTEVGYVGKEVDSIIRDLTDLAMKIVRVQIIEKNKEKVKNIAEEKILSVLVPTVQNNWGIQDTNQRPLATIQSFRKKLREGKLDDKEIEINISVTPLGVEIMAPPGMEDLTNQLQSIFQNLGSNKKRTRKLKIKDAMKILIEEEASKLINPEEIKKKAINAVEQKGIVFIDEIDKICRRSGINSGPDISREGVQRDLLPLVEGCTVSTKYGTVKTDHILFIASGAFQISTPSDLIPELQGRLPIRVELKSLNIEDFERILIEPSSSITIQYKELMKTEGIKINFKKSGIRCIAEAAWKVNQSMENIGARRLHTVMEKLMEDISFNSNNKKNKLVEINKKYVEKHLEKFVSNEDLSKFVL
- the rpmE gene encoding 50S ribosomal protein L31 produces the protein MKKKIHPEYKEINAFCSCGKNIKFFSTIKKKSINLDICGVCHPFFTGKQRVVDTSGRIERFNKRFKNFQN
- the hslV gene encoding ATP-dependent protease subunit HslV, producing MTTILSVRLKKKVVIGGDGQATLGNTIIKSNVKKVRNLYNKKVIAGFAGGTADAFTLFDLFEKKLLVHQGQLQRSAIELAKDWRTDKILRKLEALLAVADKNTSLIITGNGDVIKPENDLIAIGSGGSYAQASAQALLKHSNLTAKEIVKESLKIASNICIYTNQIFTIKELSSKK
- the epmA gene encoding elongation factor P--(R)-beta-lysine ligase, producing the protein MNIKKKYNSFINKKDLIYRSKIIFRIRKFFNDLNIIEVDTPILSRHSVPDHNIKCFKTKYYDNNINKNIDLWMISSPEYHMKRLLSLKIGSIYQICHSFRDEEFGKYHNPEFTILELYIINCNMFKFIKKIDFFFQKIFNFKKSEMSSYKEIFIKFLKIDPFKSNKEDLIKKIIYLKHFHLIKNLKFLCKKDLLEILFLIGIEKHLGKEKPIFIYHFPADQALLSSINKKNNNLSNRFEVFFKGIEIANGFNELRNRIEQENRFNNENRIREKIGLKKIKLDDFFLDALSKGIPKCSGIAIGIDRIIMINLKKNNISEVIPFTIYNC
- the pgi gene encoding glucose-6-phosphate isomerase — encoded protein: MKNYFNKKKYFNILYKNFKKIKNFHIKDFFLNDKKRFNKFSINFMDIMIFDYSKNIMNDNTIKFLLKFAEEIKIKKEIEKMFSGKKINKTENNSVLHIALRKDFNSNFFLNKKNIMIEIKKCLKKMKNFSKNVINGTFRGFTNKKITDVVNIGIGGSELGPKMVNSALKDYRNHLKVHYLSNIDNNNLIDILNKINLETSIFFIVSKTFTTYETIKNAKSIKKYFNKKFNKKKFFSKHFYAISNNKNKAIEFGINKKNIFKIFNWTGGRYSVWSSVGLSIMLSIGYKNFKKFLYGANKMDNHFYKTPYNKNIPIILSLISFWYNIFFNAETEAILTYSNRLNKFTKYIQQLNMESNGKNVDKNGKKIFYNTSQIIWGGVGTNCQHSFFQLLHQGTRFIPCDFISFINNNNDFFHEHNINLLSNFFAQTKALAFGNSSIKKNIKKKKYFKNNLNLYKNFFGNVPSNSILFKNINPESIGVLLSMYEHKIFSQGIILNIFSFDQWGVELGKNLSDIIYKHLKKNKKINHKYDSSTDGLIKYYKKWKK
- a CDS encoding ferredoxin--NADP reductase → MTDWIEANVIKIKKWKFPLFSIIINAKILPFIPGQFTKIAIFENEKKIQRAYSYVNSPKNKNLEFYIAYVKNGIITKKLYNLNPGNKIMISKKSFGFFTLKEIPKTKNIWMISTGTAIGPFLSILQNGGKEIKKFNRIILIHAVRYKNQFNYKKIIKKIKLKYNNNFLFQKIVSREKLGKNYLFGRIPELFNNNTIEKKINININNKNSHFMICGNPNMVKDTRKILIKKYKLKKNLRKKPGNITTENYW
- the orn gene encoding oligoribonuclease — translated: MKDKTLIWLDLEMTGLDPEKNFILEIGVIITDKYLNIKTKGISINIHQNKKILKKMDDWNKKTHKNSGLLKKVKKSKYNEKSAEKKIIKFIKKFVKKNKSPMCGNSNFIDKMFLKKFMPNLLNYFHYRTIDVSTIKEIFKIWKKEKYKKFKKKKNHTTIKDIKESIKELLYYKKKFLICK